DNA from Brassica napus cultivar Da-Ae chromosome C4, Da-Ae, whole genome shotgun sequence:
GTATTCATCGGATGATCTATTCTGTACTCTTTTTATCTATAAAAGAAATAGGAAAACTGTTTAGCCCACAATGTTAAACGTtatcatgttaaaaaaaaaaaaaactacttagAAATGccggtttaaaattttaaatcataagtTAAATATAGTTTATTGCGAGGAAAAATGATGTGCATCTATACTAACAATATACCACAAGCTTTAGCTtattaaactttaaaccctgATCCATCTCCTTGTTTTCAAATCTGTGTCGCAGTCTCCATGGGGAGTTGCGAGCGGACACTAATTAGTGGCAACATAGTTTGCAATCACGTGCGGCGTGTTCCTTCCTTGCCAACTATTTCTCTGTGAAACTGGTATGAGAAAACGTTTATACAAGATCCAGTCACACAAAATGATGATATATTGTGGCATTTTTAATACAGGTGTGATATGTGGGTGGAGCTCTCTTCTTAGTTTTTGCTGCAGCCACTCTAATTTCTTGGGAGTGTTTTGAGTAAACCTGTGAGTTGTGACCCTATAGGAGAAGTAGCGGCTTAGCGACCAATGTTTGGTTGGGCACATCAGAGGCCTTACAGTATTCTTATATGCTAAGTTTATTCTCGGACCAAAGCATGTCTGAAATAAATACAGACCTTCTGATTGTACTTTTGGTGTCTAGCTCCTATAAATAGTTCATAATAGGATGTTTGCTGTATCAAATCATATAAAATCCAAGTCTTCTTTTGAGTTGTGTCCATCACAAGAAGAAAACATTCTCAATTCGCAAACTGAATCACACATTTTATAAACATTCAGTTTCAAGTTTTGAACATAAGTTTCAGTACTTAAGATGGACAATGATCCTCAACAGCATCTCTGCTCCATCAACAAAGTGTTGCCCCGAAGGAATCAACGGCCTAACCTCTGCGAACCCGCAAGCGTTCTTAAACCTTCCGGTTCCTCCGGTCACAGAAAGATGGGACATGGCGCTTCCGATCCTATAGATTCCATAGAAATTGAGATTATCATTGTACTCTCCACCTTCAAGCATAGCAGTGAAAGCCATCATCTGTGTACTTCCGTCTGCTGAGCTTGCAACATAAACCCCCTGAGCTTTGCCAAGTGGCTGAGAACCCAAGTCAGGACCGGATGTGATTATGTCGTCAATCACTGTGATCGTTCCAAAGCCAAGACTCAGACCATCAGGTCCCAGTTGTGTCTGAATCCCATTTAGATTCTGACCTGAAAACGCTGTACCGGATAAACCGGTGCCTAGAGGAATGCCGTTGATACCATTAACCGTCGGTATTGCACCGTTCGCATTTGGTATAGCTACACCGTTTTCCGGTGGAACGAAACCGATTTGCTTAGCAAATGGTACTTGGCCGTTGTAAATGTTTCCAAGCAAACCAGTAATGGGTCTTGCCGTTGGACTGCTTCCACCAAGTATATCATGCATGTACAATTCGAATATCGGCTCTTCAGGGGCAGGATCGAGTGCAATTGTTGCAGAAAAAAGAGCAACTATGAGAGCGATTGATGTTAAAAGTGAGAATGTTGAACGTTTGGTCATTTTGGAGAATGCTTTTCTTTTGGATAacactttcttttgttttgcagTAAAGATTCTTTTGGATaactctttcttttgttttgcagTAAAGATTTGTGTTATTTGAGATTTGATGCAGGTTTATAAATAAGGAGAAAAGTGATTGTGAAGTTGTTACATTTCAAGGCTTGTGAAGTAGTTGAAATGGAGAAGTTAATTATAGCTAGAGACTCTCTTATGGTTTCTTGTTTTAGTCCATCAAATGGTTATTTTATAAtgagtattttataattaatgttAGACAAGTGAATCAGATTTGGGTGGTTTAggttttagatatataattgtTGATTAGCTTAATGGCATGAAAAGCAATGAGCCTATATGATCCAAAGGCAAACTacagttattatttatttatttttgacaacAAGAGGAAATTATAATCCGGACTATAATCAATAACACAAAAGGCATGAATTTCTCTGAAGACAAAACTTCACCAATCAGATTTTATATGAATTACAAGTTAACAACTAATTTGGTGCTTTAATGACCTCCAATTTAAACCAGGAAGTCTCTCAAGGACAccaaaatgaaaagaaacaaacaaatcaaGAGCTGCAAGGTAGATCAGACAAGGAACAAACATAACAACACCTGGAAATTCCAGAGAAGCAAATTAACAGGGGAGAAACCATAGAGCATCCTTGGGATTGAAGTAGGAGAGGATGGGGAAGCGTGTGAATTTCTTTGTAGCCAGATGGAAAACACAGATGTCCGGGCATGAAGGTTCCTGGACATAGTTACGGACACGGTCATGACGGGTGAAGTAGATGGAGTTTGGTTCGATGCCAAGGGTAGGGTCAGCAGGCACAGTGATACCAGAGTCGAGGAGGAGGGCCTCATCACCTAGAGAATGTACCTCAAAAGACAAGTTCTCTCGGTGGAGAATATCTTCCGAATCTGGATTAGGATCTGTCTTGTAGAGGTGGAACATTCTCTTAGGCATCATGTCAGAGGTGGTTGCCTTAAAAACCATGCTCTTAACCAACAAAACTTCTCCGGATCTGGTAACAGCAATGTTGTAGTTAACCTTTAACCTACCTGCATATGTGATTTCCTCAGAACTCGGAGGAAAAGCTGGGTGAAATGGTAATATAAAACTCCTCTTGGTCACTTGCATGAAACCTTCATGTCCAGACAAATCCAGGAGTCGAACGTATTTACGAGTCGTGTAGACGTAAAGAAAGTCACCCCGGAGTACCATATCAGATATGCCTTGAGAGGTAAAGTGAACACCAATCCGTGTTGGAATGGTACGGTAACAATCTTCCCCGTTCTTGCAAAATGCTATATATATTCAGCACCCTTGTCAAAAAACCAAGCAACAGTGTATTCTTCCTTCCTTTTGTCCACCCACAAAAGCCCTCTCAGATCTTTCACCCTTTGGCTAAACCCTTTCTCTGGGAAACCACCAACTGCTCTCTCGTTGAATTCCTTCTCTCCTACTCGCTTAAGACTAAAAAGGTCAGACTTAATTGACTCTAGAGGTGGAAGATTGATCCTCTTCTTCTCGCTGAACACATGTTCGATGTAGAGATTTGCTCCGGAATCTAGGG
Protein-coding regions in this window:
- the LOC106386653 gene encoding dirigent protein 18-like produces the protein MTKRSTFSLLTSIALIVALFSATIALDPAPEEPIFELYMHDILGGSSPTARPITGLLGNIYNGQVPFAKQIGFVPPENGVAIPNANGAIPTVNGINGIPLGTGLSGTAFSGQNLNGIQTQLGPDGLSLGFGTITVIDDIITSGPDLGSQPLGKAQGVYVASSADGSTQMMAFTAMLEGGEYNDNLNFYGIYRIGSAMSHLSVTGGTGRFKNACGFAEVRPLIPSGQHFVDGAEMLLRIIVHLKY